Proteins from a genomic interval of Clostridium sp. AN503:
- a CDS encoding BTAD domain-containing putative transcriptional regulator, which produces MPEEDDNTLKVQMLGGFKMMWQGKPILQGKNLGSKTLHLLLILIYAGDSGVRRERLLEQLYADCDTEQASNSLRATIYRLRKDLAAAGLPKCEYISTKSGIYRWATESIEIELDVEAFQRYATDALGEKDVELRRKLLGEACRSYSGEFLPLLTGDDWVAAANWKYQELFFKCLRELISLLRAQGRYREILNCCEYTLKKFPYEEWQLVKLDSLTALGEYKKALEYYEQIAQHNAQEFGILPSDDMVRRYRAIRNGIQFEVNSIEDIYHHLQPETEVYGATRCDYLTFVDIYRYLVWVLERHGISAYLTLFTIVDKDGVPLEDPELLTDTRQVLETSIRNAVRRADLYSCYGKNQFLMLMTGTNEEGCQVAKERIQSNFRRLNRRKKVMICDSFCPAIQIADEDIRRLENANVKEWDLGFQK; this is translated from the coding sequence ATGCCAGAAGAAGATGATAATACTTTAAAAGTTCAGATGCTGGGTGGATTTAAGATGATGTGGCAGGGAAAACCGATCTTGCAGGGCAAGAATCTGGGAAGTAAGACGCTGCATCTTTTATTGATCCTGATCTATGCAGGGGACTCAGGCGTCAGGCGTGAGCGGCTGCTGGAGCAGCTCTATGCGGACTGCGATACAGAACAGGCATCCAATTCCCTGCGGGCAACTATTTATCGTCTCAGGAAGGACCTGGCGGCAGCAGGTTTGCCAAAATGCGAATACATATCAACAAAAAGCGGTATATATCGTTGGGCCACAGAGAGTATCGAGATAGAACTGGACGTGGAGGCGTTCCAGCGGTATGCGACTGATGCGCTGGGCGAAAAGGATGTGGAACTGAGAAGGAAACTTTTAGGAGAAGCATGCCGCTCCTATAGTGGAGAATTTCTGCCGTTATTGACAGGCGATGACTGGGTGGCAGCGGCAAATTGGAAATATCAGGAGCTTTTCTTTAAATGCCTGCGGGAGTTGATCAGTCTTTTGCGGGCTCAGGGGAGGTATCGGGAGATATTGAACTGCTGTGAATATACGCTGAAAAAATTCCCGTATGAAGAGTGGCAGCTTGTAAAGCTGGATAGTCTGACTGCTCTGGGAGAGTACAAAAAGGCGCTGGAGTATTACGAACAGATAGCGCAGCACAATGCACAGGAGTTTGGGATCCTGCCGTCAGACGATATGGTAAGACGTTACCGGGCCATTCGTAATGGTATACAGTTTGAGGTGAACAGTATCGAAGATATTTACCATCATCTTCAGCCAGAAACAGAGGTGTATGGAGCGACCCGCTGCGATTATCTGACATTTGTAGATATATATCGCTATCTGGTGTGGGTGCTGGAGCGGCACGGTATATCTGCATATCTGACGTTGTTTACTATTGTAGATAAAGACGGGGTGCCGTTGGAGGACCCGGAGCTTTTGACGGATACCAGGCAGGTTTTGGAGACATCGATCCGGAATGCGGTGCGCAGGGCGGACCTTTACAGTTGTTATGGAAAGAATCAGTTTTTGATGCTGATGACAGGGACAAATGAGGAAGGCTGTCAAGTTGCAAAGGAACGGATCCAGAGCAATTTTCGCAGACTGAACCGACGAAAAAAAGTCATGATTTGTGACAGTTTCTGTCCGGCCATTCAGATTGCAGATGAAGACATTCGCAGACTTGAAAACGCCAATGTAAAAGAATGGGATTTGGGGTTTCAAAAATAG
- a CDS encoding type II secretion system protein: protein MNRLSRESRRISQKGFTLVELIVVLVILGILAAIMVPSLIGWIDKAKNQDAILECRSVVMAAQGQVAEEYAKDSGKGLQETMNRAETKKAVLEIAGVGGDSSIARINRILLDSSNVTELRYKSSKGIYVIYDSTGNPVYKIDESISTANDAPGYHQQVTDIKDDVNAWDKEFFVDENGKLKDKYKGLITQAELDNNPTKRLQVAYIEKYGEFPAVDWDQFKFPDGYKFTPKEAVWRPIIAKDKNGGEVVIMITSDNRTGNGNATMVYCNGMYYFHHNNYGNIDSASVSDLSFNIDTLNSDPQWVAYK, encoded by the coding sequence GTGAATAGACTCTCAAGAGAATCAAGAAGGATAAGCCAAAAAGGATTTACACTGGTGGAGCTGATCGTTGTGCTGGTGATACTGGGAATTCTCGCAGCGATTATGGTTCCTTCTTTGATTGGGTGGATTGATAAGGCGAAGAACCAGGATGCCATTTTGGAATGCCGGAGCGTGGTGATGGCGGCCCAGGGACAGGTGGCGGAAGAATATGCGAAAGATTCAGGCAAAGGCCTTCAGGAGACAATGAATCGGGCGGAAACAAAGAAAGCGGTTTTGGAAATTGCAGGGGTTGGAGGAGATTCCTCTATTGCACGAATAAATAGAATCTTACTTGATTCATCTAATGTAACAGAATTAAGATATAAGAGCTCAAAGGGCATATACGTTATTTATGATTCAACCGGTAATCCGGTGTATAAAATTGATGAATCAATCAGTACAGCAAATGATGCACCAGGATATCATCAGCAGGTAACTGATATCAAAGATGATGTGAACGCCTGGGATAAAGAATTTTTTGTAGATGAAAATGGAAAACTGAAAGATAAATATAAGGGACTGATCACTCAAGCAGAGTTGGATAATAATCCGACAAAGAGGTTGCAGGTGGCATACATTGAAAAGTATGGAGAGTTTCCTGCTGTCGATTGGGATCAGTTTAAGTTCCCGGATGGCTATAAGTTTACCCCAAAGGAGGCTGTCTGGCGGCCTATTATAGCCAAGGATAAGAACGGCGGTGAAGTGGTCATCATGATAACTTCTGATAACAGGACAGGGAATGGTAATGCTACAATGGTATACTGTAATGGAATGTATTATTTCCATCATAACAACTATGGAAATATTGATTCTGCATCCGTCAGTGATTTAAGCTTTAATATAGATACGTTGAATAGCGATCCACAGTGGGTCGCGTATAAATAA
- a CDS encoding bifunctional 5,10-methylenetetrahydrofolate dehydrogenase/5,10-methenyltetrahydrofolate cyclohydrolase: MMVVLKGAEVSAKIKEQVQEALGRLEGRVPKLAIVRVGENPDDMSYERGAIKKMENFGLQVQSCAYPADISDEAFKEAFAEINQDPDVTGILLLRPLPKQICERDIEQMIDPSKDLDGISPANIAKVFSGDSTGFAPCTAEAVVEVLKANDIPITGKRVTIVGRSMVVGKPLSMLMLKENATVTICHTRTRDLKETCRNAEILVAAAGRAKMLDGSYVGQDAVVIDVGINVDENGKLCGDMDFETIQDTASMATPVPGGVGAVTTAVLAKHLVRAAGGM; this comes from the coding sequence ATGATGGTTGTATTAAAAGGGGCAGAGGTTTCTGCAAAGATCAAAGAACAGGTACAGGAGGCGCTGGGGCGGCTGGAGGGCAGAGTCCCGAAGCTGGCGATCGTCCGTGTGGGTGAGAATCCGGACGACATGTCATATGAGCGCGGCGCTATAAAGAAGATGGAGAATTTCGGATTGCAGGTACAGTCCTGTGCTTATCCCGCCGATATCAGCGACGAGGCGTTTAAAGAGGCGTTTGCAGAGATCAACCAGGACCCGGATGTGACCGGCATCCTGCTTCTGCGCCCGCTTCCCAAGCAGATCTGTGAGCGGGATATTGAGCAGATGATCGACCCGTCAAAGGACTTGGACGGCATATCCCCCGCCAACATTGCAAAGGTGTTTTCCGGCGACAGCACCGGTTTTGCCCCGTGTACGGCGGAGGCGGTCGTGGAGGTGCTGAAAGCCAATGATATCCCGATCACCGGGAAGCGCGTGACGATCGTAGGACGCAGCATGGTGGTGGGAAAGCCGCTGTCCATGCTGATGCTGAAAGAAAATGCCACAGTCACCATCTGCCATACCCGCACACGGGATTTAAAAGAGACCTGCCGCAATGCGGAGATCCTGGTTGCCGCCGCAGGCCGGGCAAAGATGCTGGACGGCAGCTATGTGGGCCAGGATGCCGTGGTCATCGATGTGGGGATCAATGTGGATGAAAACGGAAAGCTGTGCGGTGACATGGACTTTGAGACCATACAGGATACCGCATCTATGGCGACTCCGGTTCCAGGAGGAGTGGGTGCAGTGACTACAGCGGTGTTGGCAAAGCACCTGGTGCGGGCAGCGGGCGGTATGTGA
- a CDS encoding cyclodeaminase/cyclohydrolase family protein, translating into MIEKEILGQWVDTLASKAPVPGGGGASALGGALAAALGQMVANLTVGKKRYADVEEEMQQSLFALNILQMELMALADKDAEVFAPLAASYGMPTETEEQKAEKERVMEANLLAASLVPLKMMEKASAVLDILGLLEEKGSRMAVSDVGVAVQFARAALNGAVMNIYINTRSMKDREKAEELNESARKLIETGTAQADEIYGKVLARLQ; encoded by the coding sequence ATGATCGAGAAAGAGATATTAGGACAGTGGGTGGACACTCTGGCGTCTAAAGCGCCGGTTCCCGGAGGCGGCGGGGCTTCCGCTTTGGGCGGCGCCCTGGCGGCTGCTCTGGGACAGATGGTAGCCAATCTGACTGTAGGGAAAAAACGTTATGCAGATGTGGAGGAGGAGATGCAGCAAAGCTTGTTTGCGCTCAATATCCTCCAGATGGAGCTGATGGCTCTGGCTGACAAGGATGCGGAGGTGTTTGCGCCGCTGGCAGCATCATACGGGATGCCGACAGAGACGGAGGAGCAGAAGGCGGAGAAAGAGCGGGTCATGGAAGCGAATCTTCTGGCAGCCAGCCTGGTGCCCCTTAAGATGATGGAGAAAGCATCGGCGGTCCTGGACATCCTGGGACTTTTAGAGGAAAAGGGGAGCCGCATGGCAGTATCTGATGTGGGGGTAGCGGTTCAGTTTGCACGCGCCGCATTAAACGGCGCGGTCATGAATATTTATATCAACACGCGTTCCATGAAGGACCGTGAAAAGGCAGAGGAGCTGAATGAAAGCGCCCGGAAGCTGATCGAGACCGGCACGGCCCAGGCAGATGAGATCTATGGGAAGGTACTTGCACGTCTCCAATAG
- a CDS encoding glutamate synthase-related protein yields MAIWKCKICGYIFDEEKQGKTLEEAGACPACMQPVSVFEKISGAVEGADDSRSEAAGAGTEYSQPEDLDYPEEFARADDSCRYMSEIHQMAVSGKSIIDAMGTRMPMPDWDDILILGAQLNPPPLMEHDEVDTTTVIGKHARKPMVLKNPVYVSHMSFGALSKETKIALAKGTAMAGSAMCSGEGGILPEEMAAAGKYIFEYVPNKYSVTPENLKNVDAIEIKIGQGTKPGMGGHLPGGKVTPEISCIRNKPMGKDVISPSRFAEVQSKEDLRDLVSQLRAASEGRPIGIKIAAGRIERDLEFCVFAEPDFITIDGRGGATGASPKLVRDATSVPTVYALYRARKYLDEAGSDIQLVITGGLRVSSDFAKAIAMGADAVAVASAALIAAACQQYRICGSGRCPVGIATQDEALRKRLNQDAAALRVANFLNCSLEELKTFARITGHAKLHDLCVDDLCTVNGEISDHTNIPHA; encoded by the coding sequence ATGGCGATATGGAAATGTAAGATCTGCGGATACATTTTTGATGAGGAAAAGCAGGGTAAAACCCTTGAAGAAGCCGGTGCATGCCCGGCGTGTATGCAGCCGGTGAGCGTGTTTGAGAAGATTTCCGGAGCTGTGGAGGGGGCGGATGACAGCCGGAGTGAAGCCGCTGGAGCCGGGACGGAATACTCACAGCCGGAGGATCTGGACTACCCGGAGGAGTTTGCACGGGCGGATGACAGCTGCCGCTATATGTCTGAGATCCATCAGATGGCAGTCAGCGGGAAGAGCATCATCGATGCCATGGGGACCAGGATGCCCATGCCGGACTGGGATGACATCCTGATTTTGGGGGCGCAGCTGAATCCGCCGCCGCTGATGGAGCATGACGAGGTAGACACGACCACCGTGATCGGGAAACATGCCAGGAAGCCGATGGTCCTGAAGAATCCGGTTTATGTGTCTCATATGTCCTTCGGCGCTCTGTCAAAAGAGACCAAGATCGCGCTGGCGAAAGGCACAGCTATGGCAGGCTCCGCCATGTGCAGCGGTGAAGGCGGGATCCTGCCGGAGGAGATGGCAGCAGCGGGCAAATACATATTTGAGTATGTTCCGAACAAATACAGCGTGACTCCGGAAAACTTGAAGAATGTGGATGCGATTGAGATCAAGATCGGTCAGGGAACCAAACCCGGCATGGGCGGGCATCTGCCCGGCGGCAAGGTGACTCCGGAGATCAGCTGTATCCGCAACAAGCCTATGGGAAAGGACGTGATCAGCCCGTCCAGATTTGCAGAAGTACAGTCCAAAGAGGATCTGCGTGATCTGGTGAGCCAGCTAAGGGCGGCTTCAGAGGGCAGGCCGATCGGGATCAAGATCGCAGCAGGGCGGATTGAACGGGATTTGGAGTTCTGCGTATTTGCAGAGCCGGATTTTATCACCATTGACGGGCGCGGCGGCGCTACGGGGGCAAGCCCGAAGCTGGTACGGGATGCCACCAGCGTTCCGACTGTCTATGCCCTTTACCGTGCGAGGAAATACCTGGATGAGGCGGGATCGGACATCCAGCTGGTCATTACCGGCGGACTGCGGGTATCCTCTGATTTTGCCAAGGCGATCGCAATGGGAGCCGATGCGGTGGCGGTGGCGTCAGCTGCCCTGATCGCGGCGGCCTGCCAGCAGTACCGGATCTGCGGCAGCGGAAGGTGCCCGGTAGGGATCGCCACTCAGGATGAAGCTTTGAGGAAACGTCTGAACCAGGATGCGGCGGCGCTCCGCGTGGCCAATTTTCTGAACTGTTCCTTAGAGGAGCTTAAAACCTTTGCAAGGATCACCGGACATGCCAAACTGCATGATTTGTGCGTGGACGATCTGTGTACTGTCAACGGGGAGATTTCAGACCATACGAATATCCCTCATGCGTAG
- the mscL gene encoding large conductance mechanosensitive channel protein MscL translates to MAKKGFFTEFREFISRGNVMDMAVGVIIGGAFSSIVTSLTEDIISPILGLFGGMNFDQLSVNIFGEVTLNYGKFITAVVNFLIMALIIFCMVKAMNAMEAEAVKLAHLNAKEEAPAAPTTKICPYCKSEIPIDATRCAHCTSELPVEPAADAAAEPVAEA, encoded by the coding sequence ATGGCAAAGAAAGGTTTTTTCACTGAATTCAGGGAGTTTATCAGCCGCGGCAACGTGATGGATATGGCAGTCGGTGTTATCATCGGCGGCGCGTTTTCCAGCATTGTGACGTCACTGACGGAGGATATCATTTCCCCGATACTGGGACTGTTCGGCGGGATGAATTTTGACCAGCTTTCTGTGAACATTTTTGGTGAGGTAACACTCAACTACGGCAAATTCATCACGGCAGTTGTGAATTTCCTGATCATGGCGCTGATCATTTTCTGCATGGTAAAGGCGATGAACGCGATGGAGGCTGAGGCTGTGAAGCTGGCTCATTTAAACGCCAAAGAGGAAGCTCCGGCGGCGCCCACCACCAAGATCTGTCCTTACTGTAAGTCGGAGATCCCGATCGACGCGACCAGATGCGCGCACTGTACGTCCGAGCTTCCGGTGGAGCCGGCGGCAGATGCAGCGGCAGAACCTGTGGCGGAAGCATAG
- a CDS encoding aspartate aminotransferase family protein, whose protein sequence is MEQIKEIEQHGTGQNKTAQNKTAQYIDRAEHVLYKTYNRFPVVFDHGKGVRLYDTDGNEYLDFGAGIAVMGLGYGCPELDEAVKEQVDKLYHISNLFYNAPAVEAGEKLLKASGMDKVFFTNSGTEAIEGALKIAKRYAYDKGMAPDYEIIAMKHSFHGRSLGALSVTGNDHYQEPFAPLIPNIRFAEFNDLESVKSLFDEKTCAVLMETIQGEGGIYPAEDAFIQGVRKLCDDHDALLIFDEIQCGMGRTGEMFAWQGYGVKPDVMTSAKALGNGVPIGAFLACGKAASAMVPGDHGTTYGGNPLVCAAASKVLDLFEEKHITGHVKEIGSYLWEKLDRLPDKYDCITAHRGRGLIQGLEFDRPVAPVVTNALLEQKLVLISAGAQIIRFVPPLVISREDVDEMACRLEAAICAVTEVE, encoded by the coding sequence ATGGAACAGATAAAAGAAATAGAACAGCATGGAACCGGACAGAACAAGACGGCACAGAACAAGACGGCACAGTACATAGACCGTGCAGAGCATGTGCTTTACAAAACCTACAACCGTTTCCCGGTAGTGTTCGACCACGGGAAGGGCGTAAGACTCTATGACACGGATGGGAATGAATATCTGGATTTTGGCGCAGGGATCGCCGTCATGGGACTGGGGTATGGATGTCCGGAACTGGATGAGGCCGTCAAGGAGCAGGTGGATAAGCTGTACCATATTTCCAATCTGTTTTACAACGCGCCGGCTGTGGAGGCGGGAGAGAAGCTTTTAAAGGCATCCGGAATGGATAAGGTTTTCTTCACCAACAGCGGGACTGAGGCCATAGAAGGAGCCTTAAAGATCGCGAAGCGTTACGCATACGATAAGGGGATGGCGCCGGATTATGAGATCATTGCCATGAAGCATTCCTTTCACGGAAGGAGCCTGGGGGCATTGTCCGTGACGGGCAACGACCACTACCAGGAGCCGTTTGCACCGCTGATCCCCAATATCAGGTTTGCAGAATTTAACGATCTGGAGAGCGTCAAGTCGCTGTTTGACGAAAAGACCTGCGCCGTGCTGATGGAGACCATCCAGGGCGAGGGCGGCATCTATCCGGCGGAGGACGCATTCATCCAGGGGGTGAGGAAGCTGTGTGATGACCATGACGCCCTGCTGATATTTGATGAGATCCAGTGCGGAATGGGACGTACCGGGGAGATGTTTGCCTGGCAGGGATACGGCGTAAAGCCGGATGTGATGACATCTGCAAAGGCGTTGGGTAACGGAGTGCCGATCGGCGCATTCCTGGCCTGCGGCAAGGCGGCGTCCGCCATGGTACCTGGCGATCACGGCACCACCTACGGAGGCAATCCGCTGGTGTGCGCCGCGGCGTCAAAGGTGTTGGATTTGTTTGAAGAGAAGCATATTACAGGACACGTAAAAGAAATCGGCTCATATCTGTGGGAAAAGCTGGACAGATTGCCGGATAAATACGACTGTATTACGGCTCATCGGGGCAGGGGACTGATCCAGGGACTGGAGTTTGACCGGCCGGTGGCTCCGGTTGTCACCAATGCGCTGTTGGAGCAGAAGCTGGTGCTGATCAGCGCCGGGGCTCAGATCATCCGGTTTGTGCCGCCGCTTGTGATCAGCCGGGAAGACGTGGATGAGATGGCCTGCCGTTTAGAGGCTGCCATTTGCGCAGTTACAGAAGTTGAATAA
- the argB gene encoding acetylglutamate kinase: MEMNEMQKAEVLIEALPYIQRFNRKIIVVKYGGSAMVDDHLKHQVIQDVVLLKLVGFKPIIVHGGGKEISKWVNKVGMEPHFVNGLRVTDEPTMEIAEMVLNKVNKSLVQLVHELGVKAVGISGKDGMMLKCRKKYSKGEDIGYVGEIEKVDPQIIYDLLEKDFLPIICPIGFDDNFLSYNINADDAACAIAQAVHAEKLAFLTDVEGVYRDFADKKSLIPEMTVDEAQKFVEGGSLGGGMLPKLQNCIDAMNNGVSRVHIADGRIPHCLLLEIFTNRGIGTAIFKSDEERYYRDETGTEK, encoded by the coding sequence ATGGAAATGAATGAGATGCAGAAGGCGGAGGTGCTGATCGAGGCACTTCCTTATATCCAGAGATTCAACCGGAAGATCATTGTGGTGAAATATGGCGGCAGCGCCATGGTGGACGATCACTTAAAGCACCAGGTCATCCAGGATGTGGTGCTGTTAAAGCTGGTGGGATTCAAACCGATCATCGTCCATGGCGGGGGCAAAGAGATCAGCAAATGGGTGAACAAGGTAGGCATGGAGCCGCATTTTGTAAATGGCCTGCGGGTCACCGACGAGCCGACCATGGAGATCGCCGAGATGGTGCTCAATAAGGTCAACAAAAGCCTGGTGCAGCTGGTCCATGAACTGGGCGTCAAGGCGGTGGGCATCAGCGGCAAGGACGGCATGATGTTAAAATGCAGGAAGAAATATTCCAAAGGCGAGGACATTGGCTACGTGGGTGAAATTGAGAAGGTGGATCCCCAGATCATCTACGACCTGCTGGAAAAGGATTTCCTGCCGATCATCTGTCCCATCGGTTTTGATGACAATTTCTTAAGCTATAATATCAATGCGGACGATGCAGCCTGCGCCATCGCCCAGGCAGTCCACGCGGAGAAGCTGGCATTTTTAACGGATGTGGAAGGGGTGTACCGGGATTTTGCAGATAAGAAATCCCTGATCCCTGAGATGACGGTGGATGAGGCGCAGAAGTTTGTGGAGGGCGGAAGCCTGGGCGGAGGAATGCTGCCGAAGCTCCAGAACTGCATTGACGCCATGAACAACGGCGTGTCGCGCGTACATATTGCAGACGGGCGGATTCCCCATTGCCTGCTGCTGGAGATATTTACCAACCGGGGGATCGGAACCGCAATCTTCAAATCCGATGAAGAACGTTACTACCGTGATGAAACAGGGACGGAAAAATAG
- the argJ gene encoding bifunctional glutamate N-acetyltransferase/amino-acid acetyltransferase ArgJ translates to MNIIEGGVTAAAGFKAASTAAGIKYKDRKDMALICSETPCRAAGTFTTNVVKAAPVKWDKQIVTESDYAQCVVINAGIANACTGAEGYGYCLETARAAGAELGIPEQAVLVASTGVIGMQLPMDKLKAGIQAMVPALDGSLESGTSAAQAIMTTDTKKKEAAVQVEIGGKTVTVGGMCKGSGMIHPNMCTMLAFVTTDLAISKELLQEALSEDIKDTYNMISVDGDTSTNDTVLLLANGMAGNPEITEKNEDYEAFCKALNYVNETLAKKMAGDGEGCTALFEVKVVGAEDKAQAVTLSKSIITSSLTKAAIFGHDANWGRILCAMGYSGAQFDPEQVDLYFESAAGKLQIIKDGVALPYSEEEATKILSEPEVTAIADVKMGDACATAWGCDLTLDYVKINADYRS, encoded by the coding sequence ATGAATATAATCGAGGGCGGCGTGACCGCAGCGGCAGGTTTCAAAGCGGCATCCACCGCGGCAGGGATCAAGTATAAGGACCGGAAGGATATGGCGTTGATTTGCAGTGAGACGCCCTGCAGGGCGGCAGGTACATTTACCACCAATGTGGTAAAAGCCGCGCCCGTCAAGTGGGATAAGCAGATAGTGACAGAATCTGATTATGCCCAGTGCGTGGTCATCAATGCGGGGATCGCCAATGCCTGCACTGGCGCAGAAGGATATGGTTACTGTCTGGAGACTGCCAGGGCAGCAGGCGCAGAGCTGGGGATCCCGGAGCAGGCGGTTTTAGTGGCTTCCACCGGAGTCATTGGCATGCAGCTTCCTATGGATAAGCTGAAGGCGGGGATCCAGGCAATGGTCCCGGCATTGGATGGCAGCCTGGAGAGCGGAACGTCAGCGGCCCAGGCGATCATGACCACGGACACAAAGAAAAAAGAAGCGGCTGTACAGGTAGAGATCGGCGGAAAGACCGTGACGGTGGGCGGTATGTGCAAAGGCTCAGGAATGATCCATCCCAACATGTGCACGATGCTTGCATTTGTCACAACCGACCTGGCGATCTCCAAAGAGCTTTTGCAGGAAGCGCTGAGTGAAGATATCAAGGACACCTACAATATGATCTCCGTGGACGGTGATACCTCTACCAACGATACCGTTCTGCTGCTTGCAAACGGCATGGCGGGGAATCCGGAGATCACAGAAAAGAATGAGGACTATGAAGCGTTCTGCAAAGCGCTCAACTACGTCAATGAAACCCTGGCAAAAAAGATGGCGGGGGACGGCGAGGGCTGTACCGCGCTCTTTGAGGTGAAGGTGGTAGGCGCTGAGGATAAGGCTCAGGCGGTGACCCTGTCCAAATCCATCATTACTTCCAGCCTGACAAAAGCGGCGATATTCGGACATGATGCCAACTGGGGAAGGATTCTCTGCGCCATGGGTTATTCCGGCGCGCAGTTTGATCCGGAGCAGGTGGACCTGTACTTTGAGAGCGCAGCCGGAAAGCTGCAGATCATAAAAGACGGCGTGGCGCTTCCATACAGCGAGGAGGAGGCGACGAAGATCCTTTCCGAACCGGAAGTGACAGCCATTGCCGATGTGAAAATGGGCGATGCCTGTGCAACTGCGTGGGGCTGCGATCTAACATTAGATTACGTGAAGATCAATGCGGATTACCGGTCATGA
- a CDS encoding GNAT family N-acetyltransferase: MGGTMSIIIREMTLDDYDGVYALWMSIQGFGIRSIDDSREGVARFLKRNPTTSVVAVQNGRIVGAILCGHDGRRGCFYHVCVAKDYRQHGIGDRMAQFAMRALKKEGISKVSLIAFKDNAVGNAFWKGLGWTEREDLNYYDFTLNQENITSFVK, encoded by the coding sequence ATGGGAGGGACCATGAGTATCATCATCCGGGAGATGACTCTGGATGATTATGACGGCGTATATGCACTGTGGATGAGTATCCAGGGCTTTGGGATCCGCAGTATTGATGACTCCAGGGAGGGAGTGGCCCGCTTTCTGAAGCGTAATCCGACCACCAGTGTGGTGGCAGTGCAGAACGGGCGGATCGTGGGAGCGATCCTCTGCGGGCATGACGGCAGGCGCGGCTGCTTCTACCACGTATGCGTGGCGAAGGATTACCGGCAGCACGGGATCGGGGACCGGATGGCGCAGTTTGCCATGCGTGCGCTTAAGAAGGAGGGCATCAGCAAGGTAAGCCTGATCGCCTTTAAGGATAATGCTGTGGGCAATGCTTTTTGGAAAGGCCTGGGCTGGACCGAGCGGGAGGATCTAAACTATTACGATTTTACCCTGAACCAGGAAAATATCACAAGCTTTGTGAAGTGA
- the argC gene encoding N-acetyl-gamma-glutamyl-phosphate reductase, whose amino-acid sequence MIKVGIIGATGYAGAELVRLLLQRDDVEIVWYGSRSYVGEDFASIYRNVTHLVDAACSDDDMAKLADLADVIFTATPQGFCATQVTEEILSKTKIIDLSADFRIKDVDIYERWYKLKHPTPQFIEEAVYGLPEVNREEIRGARLIANPGCYPTCSFLTLYPMVKEGLIDTDTIIIDAKSGTSGAGRSAKVPSLYCEVNESMKPYGVASHRHTPEIEEQLSYAAGKPVTISFTPHLVPMNRGILATAYAKLAKKVTAEEVKAVYDKYYKEEYFVRVMDIGMVPQTRWVEGSNFADIAFQIDPRTDRIVMMGAIDNMVKGAAGQAMQNMNLMFGLPENMGLKQIPVFP is encoded by the coding sequence ATGATTAAGGTTGGGATTATCGGAGCTACTGGATATGCCGGTGCGGAATTGGTGCGGCTTCTGCTGCAGAGGGATGATGTGGAGATCGTGTGGTACGGTTCCAGAAGTTATGTGGGCGAGGATTTTGCTTCTATTTATAGAAATGTCACTCATCTGGTGGATGCAGCTTGCAGCGATGATGATATGGCGAAGCTGGCAGATCTGGCGGATGTGATCTTCACGGCAACGCCCCAGGGATTCTGTGCCACGCAGGTGACAGAGGAGATCCTGTCAAAAACAAAGATCATTGATTTAAGCGCGGATTTCCGTATTAAGGATGTTGATATTTATGAGCGGTGGTACAAGTTAAAGCACCCGACCCCGCAGTTTATTGAGGAAGCCGTCTATGGCCTGCCGGAGGTGAACCGGGAGGAGATCCGGGGGGCAAGGCTGATTGCCAATCCGGGCTGCTATCCGACCTGCTCCTTTCTGACCCTCTATCCTATGGTGAAGGAAGGGCTGATCGACACGGATACTATTATTATCGACGCCAAGTCCGGTACCTCGGGGGCAGGAAGGAGCGCCAAGGTGCCAAGCCTTTATTGTGAGGTCAACGAGAGCATGAAACCGTACGGGGTCGCAAGTCACCGCCACACACCGGAGATTGAGGAGCAGCTGTCCTATGCAGCGGGCAAACCGGTGACGATCAGCTTTACTCCCCACCTGGTCCCCATGAACCGGGGGATTCTGGCGACAGCGTATGCGAAGCTTGCAAAAAAGGTGACCGCGGAGGAAGTAAAGGCGGTATATGATAAGTATTATAAAGAGGAGTATTTCGTGCGGGTGATGGATATCGGCATGGTGCCGCAGACCCGCTGGGTAGAGGGCAGCAACTTTGCTGATATAGCATTCCAGATCGACCCGCGGACGGACCGCATCGTTATGATGGGAGCTATCGACAATATGGTGAAGGGCGCCGCAGGCCAGGCCATGCAGAACATGAACCTGATGTTTGGGCTGCCGGAGAATATGGGGCTTAAGCAGATTCCGGTATTCCCGTAA